Proteins encoded by one window of Torulaspora delbrueckii CBS 1146 chromosome 2, complete genome:
- the GDT1 gene encoding putative ribosome biosynthesis protein GDT1 (similar to Saccharomyces cerevisiae GDT1 (YBR187W); ancestral locus Anc_8.557), translating to MATTVQSPEQVENPTKSFIMAVSMIGVSEIGDKTFLIAALMAMRHPRLLVFSSAASSLAIMTILSGIVGHSFITLISERHTHFIAGIMFLIFGYKLTLEGLEMSKDAGVEEELAEVEEEIAVSDFNKNLHNTETAGIPEGRLARGASGFKRFAAKVSDATSIVLSPLWVQIFTMIFLGEFGDRSQISIVAMASDRYYWHVISGAVVGHLLCTGIAVLGGKLLASKISMRTVTLGGAFSFFIFAILYIYEAFTLEESA from the coding sequence ATGGCTACAACTGTACAGAGTCCCGAGCAGGTTGAGAACCCAACGAAGTCTTTCATCATGGCAGTTTCCATGATTGGAGTGTCTGAAATTGGGGACAAAACTTTTCTAATAGCTGCTTTGATGGCAATGCGTCATCCTAGATTGCTAGTGTTTTCCTCTGCAGCCTCATCGCTGGCTATAATGACAATCTTGTCAGGTATAGTTGGCCATTCTTTTATTACTTTGATATCTGAGCGCCACACTCATTTCATTGCAGGTATTATGTTTTTGATCTTCGGTTATAAATTGACTCTCGAAGGTCTAGAGATGAGCAAGGATGCAGGTGTTGAGGAGGAGCTCGCTGAAGTTGAGGAGGAGATCGCTGTCAGTGACTTCAACAAAAACTTGCATAACACTGAAACTGCAGGCATTCCAGAGGGAAGACTTGCTAGAGGTGCTTCAGGATTCAAGAGGTTTGCTGCTAAAGTCAGCGATGCGAcatcaattgttctttctccCCTTTGGGTTCAAATATTTACCATGATTTTCCTTGGAGAGTTTGGAGATAGATCTCAAATTAGCATCGTTGCTATGGCTTCCGATCGATACTATTGGCATGTCATCTCTGGTGCTGTTGTGGGGCACCTACTCTGTACAGGTATCGCTGTGCTTGGCGGCAAACTGTTGGCTTCCAAGATCAGTATGAGAACTGTTACCTTGGGTGGTGCATTTTCATTCTTCATTTTCGCCATTTTGTACATCTACGAAGCTTTCACTCTAGAAGAGAGCGCCTAG
- the TDEL0B02890 gene encoding uncharacterized protein (similar to Saccharomyces cerevisiae NTC20 (YBR188C); ancestral locus Anc_8.556): protein MSSLQDQIDARKRRLAELRSKRNNAASSSDKHDEREHKKSKIRPVRRDFDIVKQEVAAQSTDKLRSLTVETSSTQFKKQAGDEAERSDEIVTGSERPSSTKAKHNGGIDAMRAKVEKDLRVLDRRTNEEIRRIVRREFMQDALTKNG, encoded by the coding sequence ATGTCAAGTTTACAGGACCAAATTGATGCAAGGAAACGAAGGTTAGCAGAGCTACGAAGCAAGCGGAATAatgctgcttcttcttcagataaACACGATGAACGCGAGCACAAGAAGAGTAAGATTAGACCGGTGAGGCGAGACTTTGACATCGTGAAGCAAGAAGTGGCAGCCCAGTCGACGGATAAATTGCGGAGCCTCACGGTTGAGACGTCATCTACacaattcaagaaacaaGCAGGCGATGAGGCCGAAAGAAGTGATGAAATAGTAACGGGCTCTGAGAGACCTTCGAGCACTAAGGCCAAGCATAATGGGGGAATTGATGCAATGAGAGCAAAAGTAGAGAAAGATTTACGAGTGTTGGATAGGCGAACAAATGAGGAGATCAGGAGAATAGTTCGACGGGAATTTATGCAAGACGCTTTGACAAAGAATGGGTAG